A segment of the Allosaccharopolyspora coralli genome:
CGAACTCGGCTGGCTGCCGGCGTCGGGACGCCAGGACACCGGCATCGACGCCACCCGTGTCACCGGATTCTTCATGCTCGACGGCGTGCTGACCCGCGAGTGGGATGCCGCGTGGAACGCGTTCGTGCACCTGCTGCTGCCCGCGGTCGCGTTGTCCACGATCCCGTTCGCGGTGATCTTCCGCATCACCCGCGCCGCCGTGCTCGACGTGATGGACGAGGACTACGTGCGCACGGCGCGAGCGAAAGGGCTCACCGGGATGGTGATCCGGCGTCGTCACGTGCTGCACAACGCGATGCTGCCGGTGGTGACGACGATCGGCTTGCAGACCGGTGCGCTGCTGGCGGGGGCGATTCTCACCGAACGGGTCTTCAACATCTCCGGCATCGGACAGGCGGTGGCGCTCGGGTTCGAACGCAAGGACTTCCCGGTGCTGCAGGTCGTGATCGTCTCAGCGGCCATGGTGTACGTGCTGGTCAACCTCGTCGTCGACCTCTCGTACGCGCTCATCGACCCGAGACTGCGGACCCGGTGAGGGGGACACCATGGTGACCACGCAACGCAAACAACGCATCGACGATCTCGCCGAGTCGGGTGCCGCCCCCGACATGGGTGTCAGCCTCGCGGTCTCCGCGTGGCGCCGCCTACGGCGCAGCCCGGTGTTCCTCGTCGGAGCGACGATCATCGGCGTGTTCGTGCTCGTCGCGGCGCTCGCCCCGTTCGTGGCTCCGCACGACCCGGGCGCCTACATGCTCGAAGACCAGGTGTCCCGAGCGTCGAACACGATCCCGCCGCCCCAGGACGGCCACCCGCTCGGCGGCGACCAGTACGGGCGCGACCTGCTGTCCCGGATCCTGCTCGGCTCCCAGCAGACACTGCTCGTCGCCGTACTGGCCACCGTGATCGGTCTCGGTGGCGGGCTGATCCTCGGTATCACCGCGGGCGCGTTCGGCGGCTGGGTCGACGCATTCGTGATGCGCATCGTCGACGTGATGCTGTCGGTGCCGTCGCTGCTGCTGGCAGTCTCGATCGGGGCCTTGTTCGTGCAGCAGAGCCAGTTCACGGTGATCGTGGCCGTCGCGATCGTGCAGATCCCGATCTTCGGGCGGCTGCTGCGTGGCACGATGCTGGCCCAACGCGCCAGCGACCATGTGCTCGCCGCGCGAGCTCTCGGGGTGAAACCGACCGCGATCGTGTTCCGGCACATGCTGCCGAACGCGCTCGGGCCGGTCATCGTGCAGGCGACACTGGTGCTGGCGCTGGCGATCATCGACGCGGCCGCGCTCTCGTTCCTCGGCCTCGGTGCCGCCGACGATTCCACACCGGAATGGGGGCAGATGCTCGGCTCCGCCCAGCAGGTCATCGACTCGCATCCGCAACTCGCGTTCTACCCGGCGATCTGCATCATCCTCGTCGCTCTCGGCTTCACTCTCGTCGGCGAGTCGCTGCGGGACGCTCTCGACCCCAAGAACCGTCGCTGACCCGGCGGCTTTGGAGACACGCATGGCACTGTTGGAAGTTCGCGACCTGTCGGTGGTCTTCTCCCGCAAGGGGGAACCGCCGGTCACCGCCGTGGACGGCATCTCGTTCGACGTCGAACCCGGCAAGACCGTCGGCCTCGTCGGCGAGTCCGGCTGCGGTAAGTCGGTGACCTCGCTGGCGATCATGGGATTGCTGCCCGCGCGCGGAGCCGAGGTCTCCGGCTCGGTGCGTTTCGAGGACACCGACCTGCTCACGCTGTCCCGCGCCGCGATCGACGAACGGCGCGGACGCGACCTCGGCATGGTCTTCCAGGACCCGTTGACCTCGCTGAACCCGGTGGTGCCGATCGGACTCCAGGTCTCCGAAGTGATCGAGCGGCACCGCGGGTTGCCGCGCAAGCAGGCGATGCCGGAGGCGAAGGAACTACTGGACAAGGTCGGCATCCCGGACCCGAACCGGCGGTTGAAGGAGTACCCGCACCAGCTCTCCGGGGGGATGCGACAGCGCGCGCTCATCGCGATGGCGCTGGCGTGCCGGCCGCGGCTGCTCATCGCCGACGAGCCGACGACGGCGCTGGACGTGACCATTCAGGCACAGATCCTGAGCTTGCTCAGCACGCTCGTCGCGGAGACCGACACCGCACTGATCATGATCACCCACGATCTCGGCGTCGTCGCGGGTCTCTGCGACGAGGTGAATGTGCTCTACGCGGGACGGGTCGTGGAGCGCGCCACGCGCCACGACCTCTTTCACCGGCCCCGGCACCCGTACACCGCCGGTCTGCTGGCGTCCGTGCCGCGACTGGACTCGGAACGCGGCGCGCGACTCAATCCGATCCGGGGAGCGGTCAGCGACAACATCCCGTGGGACGCGGGGTGCGCGTTCTGCCCGCGCTGCCCGAACGCGCTGGACATGTGCGGGAAGCAGACCCCGCAGGAGGCGCTGGACCTGAACTCGCGACTGCTGCGCTGCCACAACCCGGTGCGGGAGTCGGAGACGGTCACCCCAGGGGGTGCGCATGACTGACAGCGGCACGGAACACGTCGTTCCCGACGTGGCCGCGGCGGACACGAACGCGGCACAAGGGGACCTGCTCGTCGACGTCGACGGCCTCGAAGTGCATTTTCCGATCAAACGCGGCGTCGTGCTGGACCGCACCGTGGGTCACGTCTACGCGGTCGACGGGGTGTCGATGCGGATCCACCGCGGCGAGACCTACGGGCTCGTCGGCGAGTCCGGCTGTGGCAAGTCGACCTTCGGCCGGGCGCTGCTGAGGTTGGAGAAGCCGACCGGTGGGCACGTGGTCTTCGACGGCACCGACCTGTCGACGCTCAAGGGTGAGCGGCTGCGCCGGATGCGCAGGCGGATGCAGATGGTCTTCCAAGACCCGCTGTCCTCATTGGACCCGAGGCAGTCCGTGGAGTCGATCCTCGTAGAAGGACTCCGTGCGCACGGGCTCGACCAGAGCAAAGAGTCCACGGCTCTGCGGCTGCGGGAACTGCTCGACGCGGTGGGACTCCCGGCCCGGGCGCTGCGGAAGTACCCGCACGAGTTCTCCGGCGGTCAGCGGCAGCGCATCGGCATCGCGCGGGCGCTGACGGTCAACCCGGACCTCATCGTCGCCGACGAGCCGGTGTCCGCACTGGACGTCTCGGTTCAGGCGCAGGTCCTCAACCTGCTCGACGACCTGCAGAACGAGCTCGGGCTGACGTACCTGGTGATCGCGCACGACCTAGCGGTGGTGCGCCACATCGCCGACCGGATCGGGGTGATGTACCTCGGCGGGATCGTGGAGGAGGCGCCGTCCGGCGGGCTGTACGCGGAGCCGTTACATCCGTACACGCGGGCGTTGCTCTCGGCGGTTCCGGTGCCGGATCCGGTGGTGGAGGACCGGCGGGAGCAGATCCTGCTCTCCGGCGACCTTCCGTCGCCCGCTGCGCCGCCCTCCGGTTGCCGGTTCCACACGCGGTGCCCGTGGCGGCAGGCCGAGCGCTGCGACACGGAGCGGCCCGCGCTGCGGGAGCTGTCGCCGGGGCACCGGGTGGCCTGCCACTTCGCGGAGGACATCCGGGACGGCAAGATCACCCCGCACGCGGTCGACGTCGAAGCCGTCGACCCGACCGACTTCGGCGACCACTCCCTCGCGGATCCCCCCGCCTCCGTCACCGAGGCCCTCGGCCACTGAGGTGGCAAATTCGCGCGAATTTGCCACCTCTCTGTCCACAGGGGGAGGGAGTTGTCCACAGGGTCAGGGCTTGGCCGCGTGGTGGGGAGTGCGGTCGGTTGACGGGGGAGTGAGGTCGCGGGCTGTGGTTCGGCGGAGCCGGATGCTGCCGAGCAGGACGCCGAACACGACGATCGCCCCCGCCCCGAGCTCGATCGCGGCGGGGCGTTCACCCAGCACCAACCACGCGGAGCTGAACCCCACAACCGGAACGAGCAGCGAGAAAGGGGCGACGACACCGGCGGGATAGCGGCGCATGAGCCAGGTCCAGATGCCCGTCCCGAGGATCGTCGCGAGCAGCACCGTGAACGAGAGTCCGGCGAGTGCCCACAGTCCGGTGGCCGACGAGAACGACTCCCCGAGCGCCGCCCAGCCGGTGGTCGGCCCCTCGACGAACGCGGACAGCGCGAACATGGGCAGCGGCGGCACGATCGACATCCACAACGTCAGGTGCAGCGGGTTCGACGGGTTCGCCTTGCGGTTGCACAGGTTCCCGAACGCCCAGCCGAGAGCTCCGCACAGCGTGAGCAGCACCGGTAGCAACGCGGCGGCCTGCGAGCGATACCAGCCGATCGCGACCATGCCCAGCACCGCGATCGTGATGCCTGTCGCCTGCACCGGCGAGATCCGCTCCCGTAGCAACAGTGCGCCGAGCAGCACCGTGAACGGAGCCGACGCCTGGAGCACGAGTGAGGCGAGCCCGGTCGGCATTCCGGTCGTCAGTGCGAGGAACAGGAACGCGAACTGCAACGTCCCGAATCCCAGGCCGTAGCCGATGAGCCACTTCCATTCCACGCGCGGGCGGGGAATCAGCAGCACGGTCGGCACCGCGATCACCAGGAATCGCAACCCGGCGAGGAAGAACGGCGGAAAGTGCTGAAGGCTGAAGTCGATGGCGATGAAGTTGATGCCCCACAGCAGGGCGACCAGTAGGGCGAGTGCGCGATGCCGGTTCTCCACGGGTCGAGCGTCTCCCAGCGTTTTGTGAAGGACAAGCGCCGATAACTGCAGTGCAGTTGTAGTGTTCCTTCATGGACATCCGTCGGTTGAGAGTCTTGCGGGAGTTCGCCGATCGCGGCACGGTCACCGCTGTCGCGCGCGCCCTGTCCTACACGCCCTCCGCCGTGTCGCAGCAGTTGCGTGCGTTGCAGGCCGAGGTCGGCGTGCCGCTGACCGAGCCTGCTGGTCGTGGGTTGCGCCTCACCGACGCGGGCCGGGCGCTCGCGGTCCGAGCGGACGAGGTGCTCGCCGCCGTCGACGGCGCGGAAGCGGTGCTCGACAGCTATCGCTCCACGCCGCGCGGCACCGTCCGGATCGCGCTGTTCCCGTCCGGCGCGCTGTTGCTGCTGCCCGGTGTGCTGCGGCGAATCGGCCGTGAGCACGGCATGGGACTGGAGTGTCGCGACATCGACATGACGCCACCCGAGGTCCCGGCCCTGACCGCCGACTTCGACGTCGTCGTCACGCATCGGGACGATCACGCGGAGTCGTTCGACCCGAGCCGCCTGGAGGTGACGACGTTGCTGCGGGAGCCGCTGGACGTGGCGTTGCCCCTCGGGCATCCGCTCGCCGAGCGGGAGCGGATCGAACTCACCGAGCTCGCCGCCGAACGCTGGATCGGTGTGGACGTGGGCTTCCCGGTGGACGACGTGCTGCGTTCCCTCGCGGTCCGCACCGGAGTGCGACCGCAGGTGGTGCAGCGCATCAACGACTTCCGGGTCACCGAGGCGTTGGTCGCCGACGGACACGGGGTGGCGTTGCTCCCGCGCCACACGATCGACAACCCGCGGCTCGTGCTGCGTCCGGTGGCGGGAGTGCGAGCGGGCCGCAACGTCGAGGCTGTGTCGCGGCGCGGAGCGTCGGTCCGTCCTGCGGTTCGCGCGGTGCTCGACATCCTCCTCGCCGAGGCCGCCGCCGTGACCAGTGAGTGACGACAGAGGCGTGAGCCTTTTTAGTGGTCCTGGGCACCAAAAAGGCTCACGCTTCTCGTGAGGAAGTCGGAGAAGTCGCGGGCTTCGTCCGGTGTGAGGACGATCGTCACTCCCGGCGGGAGCACCATCGCGACCCGATCACCCATCACGAGTACCGAGACGCTGCGCGGCCGGCCGGCCTCGTTCACGCAATCGATCTGCCAGCGCAGATTCTCCGTGGAGGTCGTCGGCGTGTCTTCGGTGGGCCACATGGGTCGGTGCTTCCTCTGCTGGGTTGATCGAGAAGCGCAGAAGTGCACTGAACCGTGCGGCGGGCCGGAGCTCAAGGGTGATCACCCGAATGGGTGCTGCCCTGCGCCGACAGTGAGACCGGGCACACGGCGTGCGGACGGACTCTCGGTGTCGCGCCGATCACGTCGGGCGGTCCGTAGCCTGGGGAGCCGGGTCGGTCCGACCGGGCGGGCCCCACGCGCCGACGCAGACCGGGGACGCATGATCGAGTGGCTGGACACGATCCCGCACGGGGTCATCTATCTCGTCGTCGGCGGCATCATCGGGCTGGAGAGCATCGGCATCCCGCTGCCGGGCGAGATCATGCTCATCAGCGCGTCCGTGGCCGCGGCCCAAGGCATCGCCGACCCGGTGTGGCTCGGCGTGTTCGCCGCGACCGGTGCCATCATCGGTGACTCCATCGGCTACGCCGTGGGCCACCGCTACGGACGCTCGTTGCTGAAGTGGGCGGGCAAGAAGTCCCCGAAACACTTCGGTCCCCACGTGATCGCCGACGCGGAAGCCACCTTCGAACGGTGGGGCGCGTGGGCGGTCTTCGGCGGCCGGTTCGTCGCGCTGCTCCGGATTCTCGCGGGGCCACTCGCGGGCGTGCTGCGCATGTCCTACCCGAAGTTCCTACTCGCGAACGCTTCCGGCGCCATCGCCTGGGTGGGCACGGTCACCACGGTCGCCTACCTGTTCGGTCTGGTCGCCCAGCAGTGGATCAGCCGTGCCTCGTACCTGTTGTTGCTGGCGACGATCGTGCTCACCGTGGTCGTCGTGTTCCGGATCCGCAAGCGGGCGAACCGGGCCGCGCACCAACACGACGAAGTGCACGCCGAACACGACTGAGGACTTCAGAGGGTCTTGCGTGGTGGGTCGGGTGGCGGAACCTCAGCGCCCTCCTCGCGAGGAGGGCGCTGAGAACCCGCGGGTGGTCCAGCTGCGTACGTGGTTTACCCGCTACGGAACCACCCACCCAGCCCCGAACTTCCCGGCATTGCTCGTCAGCGGGAGCCGCGGTTGACCGCCGACACGACCGCGCGGAGCGAGGCGGTCACGGTCGAGGCGTCCACGCCGGCGCCCCAGAACACCTCGGGCCCGGACGAGCCGTCCACCGCGCACTCCAGGTAGGCCGCGGCCAGCGCGTCGTCACCCGAGGTCAGCGCGTGCTCGTGGTAGTCCATGACACGCACGTGGTGCCCGAC
Coding sequences within it:
- a CDS encoding ABC transporter permease — protein: MLRYTVRRLAQMVLVVFALSILLFAWLRSLPGGPVSALLGDRATPESRAALEAQLGLDRPILVQYWSFVSRAVTGDFGTSTGVQRGTPALEVFLQRFPATLELSIMALLLAVAFAIPVGYLAARRRGGWLDNVSIVWSLVGVAVPVFFLAFLLKYVFAVELGWLPASGRQDTGIDATRVTGFFMLDGVLTREWDAAWNAFVHLLLPAVALSTIPFAVIFRITRAAVLDVMDEDYVRTARAKGLTGMVIRRRHVLHNAMLPVVTTIGLQTGALLAGAILTERVFNISGIGQAVALGFERKDFPVLQVVIVSAAMVYVLVNLVVDLSYALIDPRLRTR
- a CDS encoding ABC transporter permease; the encoded protein is MVTTQRKQRIDDLAESGAAPDMGVSLAVSAWRRLRRSPVFLVGATIIGVFVLVAALAPFVAPHDPGAYMLEDQVSRASNTIPPPQDGHPLGGDQYGRDLLSRILLGSQQTLLVAVLATVIGLGGGLILGITAGAFGGWVDAFVMRIVDVMLSVPSLLLAVSIGALFVQQSQFTVIVAVAIVQIPIFGRLLRGTMLAQRASDHVLAARALGVKPTAIVFRHMLPNALGPVIVQATLVLALAIIDAAALSFLGLGAADDSTPEWGQMLGSAQQVIDSHPQLAFYPAICIILVALGFTLVGESLRDALDPKNRR
- a CDS encoding ABC transporter ATP-binding protein — encoded protein: MALLEVRDLSVVFSRKGEPPVTAVDGISFDVEPGKTVGLVGESGCGKSVTSLAIMGLLPARGAEVSGSVRFEDTDLLTLSRAAIDERRGRDLGMVFQDPLTSLNPVVPIGLQVSEVIERHRGLPRKQAMPEAKELLDKVGIPDPNRRLKEYPHQLSGGMRQRALIAMALACRPRLLIADEPTTALDVTIQAQILSLLSTLVAETDTALIMITHDLGVVAGLCDEVNVLYAGRVVERATRHDLFHRPRHPYTAGLLASVPRLDSERGARLNPIRGAVSDNIPWDAGCAFCPRCPNALDMCGKQTPQEALDLNSRLLRCHNPVRESETVTPGGAHD
- a CDS encoding ABC transporter ATP-binding protein, whose protein sequence is MTDSGTEHVVPDVAAADTNAAQGDLLVDVDGLEVHFPIKRGVVLDRTVGHVYAVDGVSMRIHRGETYGLVGESGCGKSTFGRALLRLEKPTGGHVVFDGTDLSTLKGERLRRMRRRMQMVFQDPLSSLDPRQSVESILVEGLRAHGLDQSKESTALRLRELLDAVGLPARALRKYPHEFSGGQRQRIGIARALTVNPDLIVADEPVSALDVSVQAQVLNLLDDLQNELGLTYLVIAHDLAVVRHIADRIGVMYLGGIVEEAPSGGLYAEPLHPYTRALLSAVPVPDPVVEDRREQILLSGDLPSPAAPPSGCRFHTRCPWRQAERCDTERPALRELSPGHRVACHFAEDIRDGKITPHAVDVEAVDPTDFGDHSLADPPASVTEALGH
- a CDS encoding EamA family transporter translates to MENRHRALALLVALLWGINFIAIDFSLQHFPPFFLAGLRFLVIAVPTVLLIPRPRVEWKWLIGYGLGFGTLQFAFLFLALTTGMPTGLASLVLQASAPFTVLLGALLLRERISPVQATGITIAVLGMVAIGWYRSQAAALLPVLLTLCGALGWAFGNLCNRKANPSNPLHLTLWMSIVPPLPMFALSAFVEGPTTGWAALGESFSSATGLWALAGLSFTVLLATILGTGIWTWLMRRYPAGVVAPFSLLVPVVGFSSAWLVLGERPAAIELGAGAIVVFGVLLGSIRLRRTTARDLTPPSTDRTPHHAAKP
- a CDS encoding LysR family transcriptional regulator; amino-acid sequence: MDIRRLRVLREFADRGTVTAVARALSYTPSAVSQQLRALQAEVGVPLTEPAGRGLRLTDAGRALAVRADEVLAAVDGAEAVLDSYRSTPRGTVRIALFPSGALLLLPGVLRRIGREHGMGLECRDIDMTPPEVPALTADFDVVVTHRDDHAESFDPSRLEVTTLLREPLDVALPLGHPLAERERIELTELAAERWIGVDVGFPVDDVLRSLAVRTGVRPQVVQRINDFRVTEALVADGHGVALLPRHTIDNPRLVLRPVAGVRAGRNVEAVSRRGASVRPAVRAVLDILLAEAAAVTSE
- a CDS encoding DedA family protein is translated as MIEWLDTIPHGVIYLVVGGIIGLESIGIPLPGEIMLISASVAAAQGIADPVWLGVFAATGAIIGDSIGYAVGHRYGRSLLKWAGKKSPKHFGPHVIADAEATFERWGAWAVFGGRFVALLRILAGPLAGVLRMSYPKFLLANASGAIAWVGTVTTVAYLFGLVAQQWISRASYLLLLATIVLTVVVVFRIRKRANRAAHQHDEVHAEHD